In Papaver somniferum cultivar HN1 chromosome 1, ASM357369v1, whole genome shotgun sequence, a genomic segment contains:
- the LOC113314397 gene encoding protein NAR1-like isoform X1: MSAKFSPTLQISDLNDYIAPSQACIVSLKGTTTAKKQETAQNQVVIAPSVKQLNTEPVTISLKDCLACSGCITSAETVMLEKQSLEEFLTNIKDGKDVIVSLSPQSRASLATHFGLSPSQVFGKLTTFLKSLGVKAVFDTSCSRDLSLIESCNEFVARYKQQQSLPMISSACPGWVCYAEKTLGSYILPHISSVKSPQQTMGATIKNHICQRMGFRPENVYHVTVMMCYDKKLEASRDDFLFPLDSNGETRNDAENPMVAEVDSVLTSGEVLELLQRNSVDFKTLAGSPLDRLLTNVDEDGRLYGVSGGSGGYADTIYRHAAEVLAGKEIEGPLHFEPKRKNSDFRELNLDVEVEGEKRVLKFALCYGFRNLQNVVRQIKTGKCDYHYLEIMACPSGCLNGGGQIKPKEGQSAKELIQTLESAYMEDVVVANPFENLLVKGLYDEWLEQPGSEKAKKHMYTQYHPMVKNITSQLHNW, from the exons ATGTCGGCAAAATTCTCACCAACTTTACAAATCAGTGATCTCAATGATTACATCGCCCCATCACAAGCTTGCATAGTCTCTCTAAAGGGGACTACTACGGCTAAGAAGCAGGAGACAGCCCAG AACCAAGTGGTGATTGCACCTTCTGTCAAACAATTGAACACAGAACCAGTTACAATTTCATTGAAAGACTGCTTGGCCTGCAG TGGTTGCATTACTTCTGCAGAAACCGTTATGCTTGAGAAGCAAAGCTTGGAAGAGTTCCTTACCAATATcaaagatggaaaggatgttattGTCTCTCTCTCTCCGCAGTCTAGGGCTTCATTGGCTACACACTTTGGCCTTTCTCCATCTCAG GTGTTTGGAAAACTCACTACCTTTTTGAAGTCCTTGGGGGTAAAGGCTGTATTTGATACCAGCTGTAGTCGAGATTTATCACTCATTGAATCGTGTAATGAATTTGTTGCTCGATATAAACAACAACAGTCGTTGCCAATGATTTCATCAGCATGTCCAG GTTGGGTATGCTATGCAGAGAAAACTCTGGGATCTTATATTCTACCTCACATTTCGTCTGTGAAGAGTCCCCAGCAAACAATGGGAGCCACAATCAAGAATCATATTTGTCAAAGAATGGGTTTCCG GCCGGAGAATGTCTACCATGTGACAGTTATGATGTGCTATGATAAGAAGCTCGAAGCTTCGAGGGATGATTTTTTGTTTCCGCTGGACTCAAATGGAGAAACTAGGAATGATGCCGAAAACCCAATGGTTGCAGAGGTAGATTCGGTCTTGACATCAGGAGAGGTCTTGGAATTGTTACAG CGAAACTCTGTGGATTTTAAGACCTTGGCAGGTTCACCATTGGATAGACT GTTAACAAATGTTGACGAGGATGGACGTCTGTATGGTGTCAGTGGAGGCTCTGGAGGCTACGCTGACACAATATACCGGCATGCTGCTGAAGTACTAGCTGGAAAAGAAATTGAAGGACCTCTTCATTTTGAACCAAAACGGAAGAATTCAGATTTCCGTGAATTAAATCTGGATGTGGAA GTGGAGGGGGAGAAAAGAGTTTTGAAGTTTGCCCTTTGTTATGGTTTTCGGAACCTGCAGAATGTTGTCAGGCAAATTAAAACTGGAAAATGTGATTATCATTATTTGGAGATCATGGCCTGTCCGTCAG GTTGTTTGAACGGTGGAGGTCAAATCAAACCAAAAGAAGGGCAGTCGGCAAAGGAATTAATTCAAACATTAGAAAGTGCTTATATGGAAGAT GTGGTGGTGGCTAACCCTTTTGAGAATCTGTTAGTGAAGGGGTTATATGATGAATGGCTGGAGCAACCTGGTTCGGAGAAAGCTAAGAAGCACATGTACACCCAGTATCATCCGATGGTTAAAAACATTACCTCTCAACTCCATAACTGGTGA
- the LOC113314397 gene encoding protein NAR1-like isoform X2, protein MLEKQSLEEFLTNIKDGKDVIVSLSPQSRASLATHFGLSPSQVFGKLTTFLKSLGVKAVFDTSCSRDLSLIESCNEFVARYKQQQSLPMISSACPGWVCYAEKTLGSYILPHISSVKSPQQTMGATIKNHICQRMGFRPENVYHVTVMMCYDKKLEASRDDFLFPLDSNGETRNDAENPMVAEVDSVLTSGEVLELLQRNSVDFKTLAGSPLDRLLTNVDEDGRLYGVSGGSGGYADTIYRHAAEVLAGKEIEGPLHFEPKRKNSDFRELNLDVEVEGEKRVLKFALCYGFRNLQNVVRQIKTGKCDYHYLEIMACPSGCLNGGGQIKPKEGQSAKELIQTLESAYMEDVVVANPFENLLVKGLYDEWLEQPGSEKAKKHMYTQYHPMVKNITSQLHNW, encoded by the exons ATGCTTGAGAAGCAAAGCTTGGAAGAGTTCCTTACCAATATcaaagatggaaaggatgttattGTCTCTCTCTCTCCGCAGTCTAGGGCTTCATTGGCTACACACTTTGGCCTTTCTCCATCTCAG GTGTTTGGAAAACTCACTACCTTTTTGAAGTCCTTGGGGGTAAAGGCTGTATTTGATACCAGCTGTAGTCGAGATTTATCACTCATTGAATCGTGTAATGAATTTGTTGCTCGATATAAACAACAACAGTCGTTGCCAATGATTTCATCAGCATGTCCAG GTTGGGTATGCTATGCAGAGAAAACTCTGGGATCTTATATTCTACCTCACATTTCGTCTGTGAAGAGTCCCCAGCAAACAATGGGAGCCACAATCAAGAATCATATTTGTCAAAGAATGGGTTTCCG GCCGGAGAATGTCTACCATGTGACAGTTATGATGTGCTATGATAAGAAGCTCGAAGCTTCGAGGGATGATTTTTTGTTTCCGCTGGACTCAAATGGAGAAACTAGGAATGATGCCGAAAACCCAATGGTTGCAGAGGTAGATTCGGTCTTGACATCAGGAGAGGTCTTGGAATTGTTACAG CGAAACTCTGTGGATTTTAAGACCTTGGCAGGTTCACCATTGGATAGACT GTTAACAAATGTTGACGAGGATGGACGTCTGTATGGTGTCAGTGGAGGCTCTGGAGGCTACGCTGACACAATATACCGGCATGCTGCTGAAGTACTAGCTGGAAAAGAAATTGAAGGACCTCTTCATTTTGAACCAAAACGGAAGAATTCAGATTTCCGTGAATTAAATCTGGATGTGGAA GTGGAGGGGGAGAAAAGAGTTTTGAAGTTTGCCCTTTGTTATGGTTTTCGGAACCTGCAGAATGTTGTCAGGCAAATTAAAACTGGAAAATGTGATTATCATTATTTGGAGATCATGGCCTGTCCGTCAG GTTGTTTGAACGGTGGAGGTCAAATCAAACCAAAAGAAGGGCAGTCGGCAAAGGAATTAATTCAAACATTAGAAAGTGCTTATATGGAAGAT GTGGTGGTGGCTAACCCTTTTGAGAATCTGTTAGTGAAGGGGTTATATGATGAATGGCTGGAGCAACCTGGTTCGGAGAAAGCTAAGAAGCACATGTACACCCAGTATCATCCGATGGTTAAAAACATTACCTCTCAACTCCATAACTGGTGA